A region of uncultured Carboxylicivirga sp. DNA encodes the following proteins:
- a CDS encoding RagB/SusD family nutrient uptake outer membrane protein — protein sequence MKKLIYSIALGAMIFASSCDDHLDTVNLYNKNLNSFYQTPTDIDEAMNGVYNALFVDGVHSNEHLAANLLSDVMLGGGGPDDLTAKNVDKFADPTEDTYKSLWVETYNGVSRANAIIEAVAVGDFARYFDTPDEAEEFKNNTLGEAYFMRGFLMYRAARFFGGMPLIPTTDADRLVGRSSVTETWAFIASDFKMAAETLPKKKAEDYLLADYGHANVWVAKAYIARAYLFYTGYMTNIEKQATDVLPLIDGGSISKSEVIAHLEDVRDNSGYRLASDFRNLWPYSYVNQNARDFDPEGANPVLPWAETEGLNWVGQDGPNSTIGTGNYEVMFAMRFGLANWDIGQKFNNRVPLFFGIRDHSLVPFGQGWGWGPVHSGFYDLWADEDPRKSGSVLNLNEKDPNMGLSGWNIGKGDHNTGLMNAKYTTLQHGGPDGVKGMFYYLFNMNNGDPMQLWAAQDFYYLRFADVLLMHSELTGTADGINAVRARVGLESVGYSIENLKDERLHEFAFEGLRWFDLVRWGDVETNNNFFNFDITVNNSGTEEVYSVSYRPETKGLLPLPESEVRLSNGVYNQNPGW from the coding sequence ATGAAGAAATTAATATATTCAATAGCTTTAGGGGCAATGATTTTTGCAAGTTCTTGTGATGATCACCTCGATACAGTGAATCTATACAATAAAAACCTGAATTCCTTTTATCAAACTCCTACTGATATTGATGAAGCAATGAATGGGGTTTATAATGCTCTTTTCGTTGATGGAGTGCATAGTAATGAGCATTTAGCTGCAAACTTATTAAGTGACGTTATGCTAGGTGGTGGTGGACCTGATGATTTAACAGCTAAGAATGTTGATAAATTTGCAGATCCTACTGAAGATACCTATAAGAGTTTATGGGTGGAGACATATAATGGTGTTAGTAGAGCTAATGCAATTATAGAAGCAGTTGCTGTTGGTGATTTTGCAAGGTATTTTGATACCCCAGATGAGGCTGAAGAATTTAAAAATAATACATTGGGAGAAGCTTATTTTATGAGAGGATTTCTGATGTATAGAGCAGCACGTTTCTTTGGAGGTATGCCTTTGATCCCTACAACAGATGCCGATCGTTTGGTTGGACGTTCTTCGGTTACAGAGACATGGGCTTTTATTGCTTCAGACTTTAAAATGGCAGCAGAAACTTTACCTAAGAAGAAAGCTGAGGATTACCTATTGGCTGATTACGGACATGCTAATGTTTGGGTAGCAAAAGCATATATTGCAAGAGCTTATTTGTTTTATACAGGTTATATGACAAATATAGAAAAACAAGCAACCGATGTGTTACCTTTAATAGATGGTGGAAGTATTTCCAAGTCTGAAGTTATTGCACATCTGGAAGATGTAAGAGATAATAGTGGTTATCGTTTAGCTTCTGATTTTAGAAATCTATGGCCTTACTCATATGTAAATCAGAATGCAAGGGATTTTGACCCAGAAGGAGCTAATCCAGTACTTCCATGGGCTGAAACAGAAGGTTTAAATTGGGTAGGTCAGGATGGTCCAAACTCAACTATTGGTACTGGTAATTATGAAGTTATGTTTGCTATGCGTTTTGGATTGGCTAATTGGGATATTGGTCAAAAGTTCAACAACAGGGTACCTTTATTCTTTGGTATTCGCGACCATTCTTTAGTGCCTTTTGGACAAGGTTGGGGATGGGGTCCTGTTCATTCTGGCTTCTATGATTTATGGGCTGATGAAGATCCAAGAAAATCAGGTTCTGTTCTTAACCTTAATGAGAAGGACCCTAATATGGGCTTATCTGGCTGGAATATTGGTAAAGGAGATCATAATACAGGATTAATGAATGCGAAATATACTACATTACAACATGGAGGTCCTGATGGTGTAAAAGGTATGTTCTACTACTTATTTAATATGAATAATGGTGATCCAATGCAACTTTGGGCTGCTCAGGATTTTTATTATTTACGTTTTGCAGATGTATTATTAATGCATTCGGAATTAACAGGAACTGCAGATGGGATTAATGCTGTTCGTGCTCGTGTTGGTCTTGAATCTGTTGGATATTCAATTGAGAATTTGAAAGATGAAAGATTACATGAGTTTGCTTTTGAAGGTTTAAGATGGTTTGATTTGGTACGTTGGGGAGATGTTGAGACAAATAATAACTTCTTTAATTTTGATATTACAGTAAATAATTCAGGTACAGAAGAAGTATACAGTGTTTCATATCGTCCTGAGACAAAAGGTTTATTGCCTTTGCCTGAGTCTGAAGTTCGCTTGTCGAATGGTGTTTATAATCAAAACCCTGGTTGGTAA
- a CDS encoding cellulase family glycosylhydrolase, which yields MSIKTFFISLILFIGYSQYSSAQGYLKRNGQEIVNDNGPFLLRSIGTGNWMIQEGYMMQSTEVNVNTHTQFRKKLSSIIGEQKTEEFYTYWLNNQFTKADLDSMKSWGFNAIRPALHYKWFTLPVEKEKRSSNGELQNTWLPKGFEILDSLVKWCKANEMYVIFDMHGTPGGQGKDANINDYNPELPSLWESEDNQKKLIALWKEIAKRYKNESWVGGYELINEPNWNVDGTGTQNGCNCSDNKALWDMHLKLIEAIRTIDNNHLIFISGNCWGNNYNGIENHELTISDNNIALTFHKYWNSNDQGAISSWLEMRAKYNLPIWMSESGENSNQWFSDAIDLFESNNIGWSWWPVKKSRLNNVFRVITPQSYKDLLSSWGDGQVPMNSEQTYNAVMDYAKAQKVENCIVGKDVIFAMMHNGKPELTKPFLDHEINTWIQCADFDLGNEGYAYHDVVSQNIHQGEVKWIPWNNGNKYRNDGVDIGQEDETYYVGWTEDGEWLQYTLTIPEDGLYQFKLKSSGNKGELVLKSNDKVISDIIPTGSTNKEVKWEISKTENLRLSKGTLQLRLYITKGGSNMQSFCISPM from the coding sequence ATGAGCATAAAAACCTTCTTCATTTCTCTGATTTTATTCATTGGTTATAGCCAATATTCATCTGCACAGGGTTACTTGAAAAGAAACGGACAGGAGATTGTGAATGATAATGGCCCTTTTCTGTTACGAAGCATTGGAACTGGTAACTGGATGATTCAGGAAGGTTATATGATGCAGTCAACCGAAGTAAATGTTAATACACATACTCAATTTAGAAAGAAGCTTTCTTCCATTATTGGTGAACAAAAAACAGAAGAGTTTTATACTTATTGGTTGAATAATCAGTTTACTAAGGCTGATTTAGATTCAATGAAAAGTTGGGGGTTCAATGCAATACGACCAGCTCTTCATTATAAATGGTTTACCCTACCTGTTGAAAAAGAAAAAAGAAGCTCAAATGGAGAACTTCAGAATACCTGGTTGCCAAAGGGATTTGAGATTCTCGATAGTTTAGTGAAATGGTGCAAGGCTAACGAAATGTATGTTATTTTTGATATGCATGGAACTCCCGGAGGTCAAGGAAAAGATGCCAATATAAATGATTACAATCCGGAACTACCGTCTTTATGGGAAAGTGAAGACAACCAAAAGAAATTAATTGCACTTTGGAAAGAAATTGCAAAAAGATATAAGAATGAATCCTGGGTGGGAGGATATGAATTAATCAATGAACCTAACTGGAATGTAGATGGTACAGGAACTCAAAATGGATGTAATTGCTCAGATAATAAGGCATTATGGGATATGCATCTGAAGCTAATAGAAGCAATACGGACAATAGACAATAATCACCTTATTTTTATTTCAGGTAATTGTTGGGGAAACAATTATAATGGTATTGAGAATCATGAACTGACAATATCCGATAACAATATAGCATTAACCTTTCATAAATACTGGAATAGCAATGATCAGGGCGCTATTTCATCCTGGCTCGAAATGAGAGCAAAATATAATCTGCCAATTTGGATGAGCGAATCCGGAGAGAATTCCAATCAATGGTTTTCAGATGCTATTGATTTATTCGAATCAAATAATATTGGTTGGTCATGGTGGCCTGTTAAAAAAAGCAGACTTAATAATGTATTTAGAGTTATTACCCCACAAAGTTATAAAGATCTTTTAAGTTCATGGGGAGATGGGCAGGTTCCAATGAATTCTGAGCAGACATATAATGCAGTAATGGATTATGCCAAAGCCCAAAAGGTGGAGAATTGCATTGTTGGCAAAGATGTGATATTTGCAATGATGCATAATGGTAAACCAGAACTTACAAAACCATTCTTAGATCATGAGATTAACACATGGATTCAGTGTGCCGATTTTGATTTAGGTAATGAGGGATATGCCTATCATGATGTGGTTTCTCAAAATATTCATCAGGGAGAAGTAAAATGGATTCCATGGAATAACGGCAATAAATATCGAAATGATGGTGTCGATATTGGACAAGAAGATGAAACCTATTATGTAGGATGGACTGAAGATGGTGAGTGGCTGCAATATACATTGACAATTCCGGAGGATGGATTGTATCAATTCAAACTAAAGTCATCAGGTAATAAAGGCGAATTGGTTTTAAAATCAAATGACAAAGTAATTAGTGATATAATACCTACTGGATCAACTAATAAAGAAGTGAAGTGGGAAATAAGTAAAACTGAAAATTTAAGATTATCAAAGGGTACTTTACAGTTACGCTTATATATCACCAAAGGTGGAAGCAACATGCAATCGTTTTGTATTTCACCAATGTAA
- a CDS encoding glycoside hydrolase family 16 protein: protein MTRTDSKYFSWIVKLSGFIFLFLIFLSACEKEDNKPSYEPEFEYSNHSTLGNTIIFTNTTVGEQYYIRWIFGNGERTNRIPVSEGQTMEVFYPEKGEYEVEMTIWGSESDLTDNKTIVKNIVVDQDVFSPSFTVNLKEGSDNKVILVNTTEGTYDNVKWIVEGEELNSANSEVEAYFPLAGKYDIVLEVGQGEYSKSVEQSFTITQDDPEYFNQFELVWSDEFDGTTVDENKWVHETGMHGWGNNEWQNYTSGENASVDNGLLSITAKLIRDGQQVGDYTSSRLNSTQDFTYGKFEIRAKMPEDKGPGIWPAIWMLGRSIQNGTGWPLCGELDIMEYVSFDPNHVSCSIHTESNNHAAGNPIGSGHVTLETAEEEFHVYGLLWTKRWLKFYRDDVDNVFLTYNRPTEYNKSNWPFDDPFYILLNMAVGGNYGGVMGVDDSIFPATMEVDYVRVYQYVQD, encoded by the coding sequence ATGACAAGAACAGACTCAAAATATTTCAGTTGGATTGTAAAGTTAAGTGGATTTATATTTCTCTTTCTGATTTTTTTATCAGCCTGTGAGAAAGAAGATAATAAACCATCCTATGAACCTGAATTTGAATATTCAAATCACTCTACATTAGGTAATACAATAATTTTTACCAATACTACTGTTGGAGAGCAATATTATATAAGGTGGATATTTGGAAACGGTGAAAGAACAAACCGTATTCCAGTATCAGAAGGTCAAACCATGGAAGTTTTTTATCCTGAAAAAGGTGAATATGAGGTGGAGATGACGATCTGGGGAAGTGAAAGTGATTTGACTGATAATAAAACCATTGTAAAAAATATTGTGGTTGATCAGGATGTGTTTAGTCCTTCTTTTACAGTAAATCTTAAGGAAGGTTCTGACAATAAGGTTATTCTGGTTAATACTACTGAAGGGACTTATGATAATGTTAAGTGGATTGTTGAAGGTGAGGAATTAAATTCTGCCAACTCAGAGGTGGAAGCATATTTTCCTTTAGCCGGAAAATATGACATCGTTTTGGAAGTCGGGCAAGGTGAATATTCAAAATCAGTGGAACAAAGTTTTACGATTACACAAGATGATCCGGAATACTTTAATCAATTTGAATTAGTATGGTCTGATGAGTTTGATGGAACCACTGTTGATGAAAATAAATGGGTTCATGAGACTGGAATGCATGGATGGGGAAACAATGAGTGGCAAAATTATACTTCAGGAGAGAATGCTTCCGTTGATAATGGATTGTTATCTATTACAGCAAAGTTAATCAGAGATGGTCAACAAGTTGGGGATTATACTTCATCTCGTTTAAATAGTACGCAGGATTTTACCTATGGTAAATTTGAGATTCGTGCGAAAATGCCTGAAGATAAAGGACCGGGTATCTGGCCTGCTATTTGGATGCTTGGTAGAAGTATTCAGAATGGAACGGGTTGGCCTTTATGTGGTGAATTGGATATTATGGAGTATGTGAGTTTTGATCCAAATCATGTTTCATGTTCAATTCATACGGAGAGTAACAATCATGCAGCGGGTAATCCTATTGGATCAGGACATGTAACCCTTGAAACAGCAGAAGAGGAGTTTCATGTATATGGTTTATTGTGGACTAAAAGGTGGCTTAAATTCTATAGGGACGATGTAGATAATGTATTTCTTACCTACAACAGACCAACTGAGTATAATAAATCGAATTGGCCTTTTGATGATCCGTTCTATATTCTTCTTAATATGGCTGTTGGTGGTAATTATGGTGGTGTTATGGGAGTTGATGACAGCATCTTTCCAGCTACCATGGAAGTTGATTATGTAAGAGTATATCAATATGTACAAGATTAA